TACGACCTTGACTAGGAAaccaaaaaagaatgaagaccttGACTATTTCTCTTAAAACCTAATAGTCTCGGCGGCTATTTAATATTACGATAGTTTTTATAGTcgttataaaaaattagatttttaaaaatattattaattgtaattttttaaaatatagatctaaaaaatatttatttatttaaaattattatgagattgatttttacatgtaaaataaataaataaaacatatcacCGTGAATTAAAAGCATGTCTCTTAAATGAAAGCgtgttatttagtttttatgtgtgtgtttgaTACCATGgagcaaaataattttaatttaagaaatataaaatatatatacacagatacCAGCAcgtcaaaatcattaaaaaacactgaaaaaatattaatttgatattttttcaagtgaaacatgtttttgaaatgaaCTAAAAAACAGAAGCTATCATACAGAACCaatatttaaaacacaattatgCATGAGGCTCaatacagaaaaataaaattatttgaataattaaataactttttttctatagttataaaaaaacataatttaccatcttataaaaaaaaaaaccaattcctACTCATGTTTTGGTGAGAATGGATATAATTGCTACGATTACATATGGGGCTAgtgcataaaaacaaaaattatttgattattaaaatatttttttctattattgaataaaaaattaaaataattataataccaaATAATATCTTAGTCTTgacaacaaggaaaaaaaaaatcatagtcaAGTTTTGGCGAGAATGGATATAATAGCTACGTAAGACTAGTGTCCAAATCAAACGTAACATTCTTCATTAGGATTGGCGAATGAAGAAATACGcaaagacaaaataaattaataaaaagaatatcaacTTGATGCATGTTGAATTAGTGTGGTGCACGCAAACCATTTTCTTGTAGAACATGACTGGAATTTTGGATTGAAACTTGAAAGGAGTGATGGCATGCATCATCGTAGATGATGGGTAACACAATTTAATATCTAATTccacaaatttaattatttgagatAAATAATTCTTGCTTGAGAGTATGTTTGGAAACACGGGTCaacctgtatttttaaaaaagttaattttttttgtttaaaattaattttttttgtatgttttggatcgttttgatgtgctgatcttaaaaataatttaaaaaaaataaaaaaatatattattttaacgcATTTtagtatgaaaaatattttaaaaaacaattacaatcatACCTTCAGACAGCCCAAATCCAAATTGTGAATAAGAATTGGAGgtcttaaataattaaaatttaaatattgttggatttaaaatattttatttttaatttaataattagtttgtttttatattttagaagtattttttaaaatatttatttattgttttacatttttaaattattttgatatattaataataaaaataattttttttaaaaaaaatattttaatataaaataaaaataaaaatactctaaaaaCTATGTATCGAACCTGCTAAAAATAGCCTGACCTGTACCTAATTTTTCACAATCATAAAGCCTATCCTCACTTCCAAGCTACACAGATAGAAACACTCATGCACGCGCAAGTAAAGCGCGTGAAACAATATTAACGATGCCTTGTCAGCAGTTCTAGTCACCACGCAAGACATGGTTGATGGTGCATTTGGGTTCTTCTACTCTCAATTTTAACCTATTTGGTATCTCTACTATTCTTTGTTTCAATATCAcccctcttttatttatttatgcaattattTGATCCTTTTGTTATTTATGACAAGAAATTGCATTAAATCCAGCCACTCTAGTTGGTGCCATGTAGAATCAATTTCATAGGAATACACTTAACAAGGTATTTAATATCATCTTTTAAGGATAATTAATGAAAAGATCAAATGATTActaaaattatacttttttctttttcacattaaaaaaataacgatCAGTTATTAACCTCACcaataaaattcatcaaaaaataatacataCTTTTAGTTCTTATTATTTCTAAGATTAAGTTTTCTTATGTGTATTTGAATAGGGTTTTCTAAGTTCgttaaaatgtatatttttagattattttgataattattttaaaccaaatcatcttttaaatgattttataatacATCCTCGCATCATCTATGCAAAAGGATAAGTTTATTTGGATTCTAACCTTAAGGTTGGAACTTGTAAGTTAAGTGCGTTTGACACTATGGTGTAAAgtgttttacaaaaatatttttcgttttaaaatatattaaaatattttttttaaaatttttttacattaatacatcaaaatcatcgaaaaaatatcaatttgatgtttttcgagccaaatacattttcaaaatgTATCCAAATACATTTTCAAAGGCAAAAACAAATGGTGTTGAAGGGGACAAACCTTCTTAATCCAATACCTTGCACTTAGGATTTGATGGAAGAACTAGCTTAAACAAAGGGCCACTTGAGCAATGATCAAAGAcctcaatttaacaaaaaaaactccaaaaataaataaggtatACTTATCAATTatgttttatgaaataaaaattacccTCTCCATTCACCTTAAGCCGGCTATCATTGAATATGAAAGGATCTGAATCATAAAAATCGGAAATATAGGGATGATATTAGAGCACAAAAAAGGTAGGTAAACTAAACTAAGTAAAAGTCCAAGAAGTTCCATATTACACTCTCTCACACGCACAAAGACTGTTCAACTTCAACTTATGTACAGTACTCCTCTTCTAGCTGCctagtttgtatttttacagaaagaaaaacaagaaaagagccTCCCTCCCTGTCTCCctgtctccctctctctctatatatattatttttttctctccacatTTCGTGGTTAGAACTCTCTTTCTGCAACTTTCTCTACTGTTCTTTACAGGAGTAAgttctttttctcctttcgGTTCCGTAAAAATTGTGATGTAATACCTGCTTACGTCTATTTCTTGCTCTCTATCTCCTGATTCATTGATCCTTAGCACTTAAGTTTCTTTGCGTTACTTTTAGAAAGAGTTTCAAAAAAGTAAAACAGAAACTTTCTTTCGTTTGTTAGTGTCAGCAATTTGCTTCATTTAAGCTTGACATTTGTCAAGATTGTGTTTTTTGGTGCTCATTACTTGGTTTTTTGTTGTTGGGTTTTTATGCTGTCGAGTTCTCGAGCTTTGATAAGATCACTAACTGTGTGTTTCCGTGGGTATTCTTTTGTGGGGTCTGGTTGGTTTTTTTCAGATTGGAAGTGGGTTTATGGTTGGTGGTGTATAGAAAGAAGAGATAATCGAGTTCGAGAGGTTCAATGGGAGTCAAGAGATCTGGTAAAAGAGTGTGCTTGAATTTGGAGATCTATGGAAAGTTCTTTattgggtttgttttgatttgcacaGCAAGGATTTCTGTTGGTGTTACTAATCCAAGTGATGGTAATTAAgcttgacctttttttttcttttgctctttCTTGTTTTGGGTTTCTCTCTGCTGTTTGGTTTGTGAGAAAATGTGGGATATAAAAGTAAAGTtattagttaaaattaaaatgatataagcTATCAAACCTAGATGGAAGAAATGCTTGGTTGGTTTTGTAAATTTCCTTTCTTgtttcaacttttctttttcagcaACCAAATTCGGATTTTTACTAGTTgttattgtataattttaaGCTGGAATAGTAGTGTtgcttattaattttgttttatagtaCATGGAACTTTGAATCTTATCACCTGCATTGTTTTGATTGACTTAGTTACTGCAATTAATAGCTTATACATTTCACTGGGCTCTCCTGTACTGCCCGGGTGGGTCGGCACCGGGGGAGATCCATGCGGCGAAGGGTGGCAAGGCATTGTATGTAATGTTTCAGAAATTCAATCCATGTATGGAGCTCTGCTGTGGTCTCATCATATTTATTGCCATTTGTCGGCATTGATAATGTAAAGCCTTTTAAAATGTGCTGTTTTGCAGAGTTCTTAATGGTGCGAATTTGGGAGGAGAACTTGGTGATAATCTGGGAATGTTTGCTTCTATCATATCGATGTAAGTGGCAGTCTCTCAATCGTTCCCTCTCTCCCCTCCCTGTCTCTATACGTGCATATGCCCATGGGGGTGAGCATGTGAATGGTGTTTACACGTTGACTAATGGAAACATCTTTCCTTCCATCCTAAAGAGCTTTTTCACTTATTCCTTTGCTGCCATTAGAAACGctgttttggttttcatttcATGTGAGAGGAACAGAAGGGGCATTCTATGTGTGCCTTTTGACAGTTATTGACTACAAGAGGcattgaaaaaattacatgggattgttttatatttacagGGGCTTTTAGAAAGTGAGACGGGGTTGCTCCAGCCAACTTGGAAGACACTGCATTGTTTGAGTAAAATGCCAATGATGTGTTGCATTGTTCCGGGACATGATTTTGAAAACTTCATTTATCTACCCTTAAATGAATGGTCTAACTTTCCTGATACCCCAAGTTTCGATTTCTAGTTGTGTGCTTCACACATTAGATGAAATAGGAGGAAGTATAACCAAAGTACATAAATTGCATTTGTTTGGATTCCAGGCAATAATCTTTCGTGTGATTTTTGTGGATTCTGACATTAATCTTTGTGCActtattcttctcttcttcttgttttttagagGTCTGAGCAACAACCACATAGGGGGGAGTATTCCATCGAATCTGCCTGTTACTATGCAAAACCTGTACGCATCCTGTTACATGAGATAATCtacgggtttttttttcccctctatgTATTCTATTACTGTTAACTTTTTATGCAACAGCTTATGATAGTCTTTACCTTTGACAGTTTCCTTTCAGACAATAACTTCACTGGAAGCATCCCTGATTCCCTGTCCACTTTAACCTTACTGAAAGCCATGTAAGTTTTGGCTCCTCTTTTGCCAGTGTTGATGCCTGCTtagtctcatttttttttaatttttatgcttATATCTTAACTTTGTATGCCTTGTAGGTCTCTTAACGATAATTTTTTAAGTGGAGAGATACCAGATGCCTTTCAAGCTCTTCCTGGGTTGATCAACTTGtaggttattttttcaaaagctgGCATACTTTTCCAGTTTCATTAATGTTGCATTATGGTTAGTGTAACAACTTATGCTTTTTGCAGAGACTTGTCCAATAACAATTTGAGTGGGCAGTTGCCTTCTTCTTTCATAGATTTGGCTAGTCTTACAACCCTGTAAGTTGTCACAGCAAGTCCATTTATATTGCATTCACTTCATCTCCTCGTATAATACTAACCACTTAGTTGGCAGACGTTTGCAGGACAATCAACTATCTGGGACCCTTGATGTTCTACAAGATCTTCCCCTGAGAGATTTGTACTATTCCCAACCAtgtctctttcaattttaaatgataGTACCTTTTTACCTCTTCAGGAATTTCTATCTAGTTTTGTGTCCTGAAGTTTGTTGAATGATTCTTTCCcttgttttgttgttctttttgcTCCTCATAAAACAGGAATGTAGAGAATAACCTGTTCTCAGGACCCATACCTGACAAGCTGCTGGCTATCCCAAATTTCAGGTAGGAATGAAAATGTATTTCATTTGAAATAGaacttgatgttttttcaaaagcattcatTTATCTCTATGAATTATGCTGTCATGATGACttaaattgatgaatattatgtCAATTATACATCATGTTCACTCAATTTAGGAATTTCTGGTATTTAATACTTATTGACAGTTGTATGAAAACTCCATTAAGCTTAAATCTTTGAGTAGACTAGTTAAGGATGATGATAATTATTATGCATTTCCATTGTGTTATTCTGACCAGAGCATGAGCAACCATTTGCAGTGTCCTTGAAAACAAGCAGGTCTTGGAAATCATACCATGTTGATGTGTCCAAACGATTCAGACCAATCATGTTCTTGAAGGGTTCTATTAAGAatgcatggattttttttaagcagGGATTTTTTCTGGATATAATATACATGTGAAGAAACCTCTAATCCTCTGTTGGAACTTATGGGGAAGAATACATCCAATTCGTGTTAAATGTGGTGAAACACATAATTATTAGACATATTTATACCTTACAGAAATCGGAGCTGAATAATTTCTTGAATGCAAGCTAGGAATTTGCTCAGTATGGAAATCATTCTACGGGGACTTTCTGATCTCCACATTCTGATGCACCAAGTTAACAACACCATATGCTTACTATGGCTcctaccagaaaaaaaaatcaaatattcttaaataGGATGGAGGCATTTTCTTTTACTCGCATCTGCTCTGTTTGGCATCTAAGTCCATAAAACTTTGCAATATGCTGTTTGAAATGAATAGGAATCACTGTTCTTTGCAGTTTGGAAGATTTAGTTATCTCTTCCCTCATTTGTTTGCTAATATTGatacttgttgcagaaatgatGGCAATCCGTTCAATACTTCCTCTGCTCCATTACCTGCACCCACATCCCCATCACCATATACACCACCACTTTCTGGGGCTCCACCATCACCGTCTTCTCGGAGAACACCCGGGAAGCAGGCTGATGCGCCGTCTTCATCAGAGAAATCGAGTTCtggaggaaaaaataaaagagtagtTTGGATATCCATTGCAGGTGTATTGTTGTTTGTAATACTGGCATTAGCACTTGTGCTTTTGATTCCAAGATGTAGCAGAAGAAGGTGGGAGGATAGCAGAATTTTCAAGCGGCATCAAGTTGGAGAGAACCCAAGGGACAATGGATCCTTGGTCCGACCAactaatcaaaatgaaaaaggcaaGCAACTATTTAACTTGAATCATGTGCTTCCATGCAAGATTTCAATTCTTTTGATCGCTGACATGTTCTAAAATTTTTCAAACAGTTCCAAAGGAGACCACACAGAAGCCCAAAGAGGACCATCCAAAGCCACAAAATATGCATATGAGAAATGAACCCAAAATGAACCCAGCACCAAATAGGGACAATCACTTAATGGCCATTGGCAGAGCAGATCTAGATTTCATggctcctcctcttcctccacctccacctccacctccacctccacccccaccacctcctcctcctccacccccTGTTGAGAATGTCATTGTTAAGCCAATTGTGCCTGCTGAAGTAAGCTCAGGGAAGCCTTCTCGTAAAACTCAGATCCCTCTCACTTCTGCTAGGTCCTTCAATATTGCATCACTTCAGCAATACACAAGCAGCTTTTCTCAAGAAAATCTTATAGGAGGAGGCATGCTGGGAAGTGTTTATAGGGCACAGCTTCCTAATGGAAAGGTGCGATCTTTTACCATGATTGGTGTTAGTTTTGGCAATTTATTTATGGTGATTGACGACGAGCCACAATATTCTATCTGGAGATTTGctgtattattatattaattttgttagttttataGCTTTGTTTCTTCTCTCTCAAGTACTTTTTTAACCAGTTTCCTTTCCTTGTGTGCTCCTTTCCACAATTGTCCAAAACTCTGGTTTTCAACTGTTGACCATTACTGCAAATCCTTAAACAGAATATATCAATGAGCTTTGAAAGGTGAAAACTTATGGTGGTTCAGTGCATTTATCTCAAACCTCTCTATTATATGGTGCCATGTATCTGATCAAGCAAGTCAATTTTGttgtaagaaaaacatatagCAGAGTGTCTGGCTTCTGATATTTGATGTAATTGGTTGCTGTTTTAGCTTCTTGCTGTCAAGAAACTCGATAAGAGGACTGCAGAGCAGCAGAAGGACGTGGAGTTTATTGAATTGGTTAACAATATTGATCGGATCCGACATGCTAATGTTGTTGAGCTCATGGGATACTGTGCAGAGCATGGTCAGAGGCTTCTGATCTATGAGTATTGCAGTAATGGCTCTTTGCAAGATGCACTACACTCAGAcgatgaatttaaaaagaaactttCCTGGAATGCCCGCATTAAGATGGCACTTGAAGCTGCTAGAGCCTTAGAGTAAGTGAACTAGCCACTGAGATGAAACCACTTTTCCAACtcgaaaaaaaatcttaactagTAAGAAACATGAATACAAAGAGTTTGTGTGCATGTATGGAGAGAGATTTGAATAGCCGACAAATACAAGCTATCCGAAGGTATATGGGTTAAAAAGATATAACTAGGTATCCAATATGCTAGAAATGGTTTGTAGATTCAGGTCTATAAAATGGTCAATCATTCACCAACATATTTCAATGGGGTGAAGGTGGGAGGCACGCTTCTGCACActgattttgttgttttatgtgTGAAGGTATTTGCATGAGGTCTGTCAGCCACCTGTTATACACAGAAATTTTAAGTCTGCCAATGTTCTTCTTGATGATGATCTTGATGTTCGTGTCTCGGATTGTGGTTTGGCTTCATTAATATCATCAGGGTCTGTAAGTCAGGTAAGTAATGATTACAATCAGGCAGTGATCCAGTTTGAAATGTGAACCATCTTGGGAGTTGACTTTCAGATGTGTTAGATTGAGTTACTTGACTGCAATTTATTGATTCTTAAAGAAGGGAATTTTGTTGAGCTAGTTGACTGATTTGTTAAACTTCTTTCAGTATTAGGAAAAAGTATTTCAATTGGTGTAGGGATGTATATAGCCTTCTTGTTTCCATGTCTGCTTACTTCTCTAAAATTATTCCCCTCATTTTCAGTTGTCAGGCCAGCTGCTAACAGCTTATGGTTATGGGGCTCCAGAATTTGAATCAGGTATCTATACCATCCAGAGTGATGTTTACAGCTTTGGTGTGGTCATGCTGGAACTCTTAACTGGCCGGAAGTCTTATGACAGGTAAAATTGTAATGCatgctgtgtttgttttcccaAGGGCAAAAGCATATGGTGCTTGTTATCCCAAGGCAAATTTTTTACTTATCTAATGATGTCCTCTTTTCAAATTTTGCCCAGGACACGGACTCGGGGGGAGCATTTTATAGTGAGATGGGCAATCCCCCAGCTCCATGACATTGACACATTGTCAAAGATGGTTGATCCCGCCCTTAATGGAGAATACTCTGCTAAATCTTTATCAAACTTCGCCGATATCATTTCTCGATGTGTTCAGGTGAGAATTATATTGCTGGTTTCGTTATGATTTCCTCAGACTTGGTACATTATTAACATGTGAATGCCACCTAGTTGCAGTCCAAGATTTTGTTTTCTGCCAAATATAGGATGATTACCTTTGCCTAACCTCAAGGTTACCATGCAGTCTGAACCAGAATTCAGGCCACAAATGTCTGAGGTTGTCCAGGATCTAACAGACATGATAAGGAGAGACCGCCCCAGCAATGAATCAATCGGCGACTGAATGAAAAATCGGTACATAGAACTTATGATTCCACTTTGGAATGTGAAGCTGCAAAGTTGTAATCTCCCGGAATGTCAACACTAGAAGATGCATCATCAACTGTAAACAAATGCTGCAAACTAACACAATGACTGTTCACATCCCAGGTCCATACCTTTGAGAAGTCTTCAAGCTACCTCTGGACAGAatgtgaaaaattcatttttcttctggTCAACAATTTGTGATTACGTTGTTCATTAAATTATGCAAAACAAAGTCTATTACTGCTGGAATTTGCTAaccaattgttttatattattattcgtTTGTAATTCTTGACAGTGAAATTTTGTGGTAATGTATCTGTACCGAGTGAAACTTACATTTAGCTTCAGCCAAATCTATATGACTCTACCTTTCAAATACTCTTAATTTTACCTTGTATGCATCGTTGTGGTAGCTCAAGATAATGCAGCAATCGATTCTATACGTGCTACTTGCCTAATTTTATTGACGTAGGGGCGTGACAAGTAGAGCTACGGTCTGCAAGGCTATCTATGAGTATTGCACAGCTCTTCCTGTCTGCAGTCAACGAGATTTTATTGCATTAAAACGCTTTCTAATTCACCGAATCTCTGGCCGAATACCTTTTCTTGCAAGGAAGAACGTTGTATGCGTAACCAAGCAAACTGGTGaaagatgcatgcatgcatTATAAGCCAGTGAAGCTTCAGTTTCATGTTTTCGATGCATGGCCCAAAATACAAGATAGAGTTACAAAAACGTTATATAGCCTTCTGTGCATGTAGGCTATAGCCCACAGGCACAGGTAATTGACTCCAGACACACAGCTACTGCCATTGTGCCATGAGTTTGGTCTAAGTTATTTAAACTGTTGAAAATAATGATGCCCCTTCACATCTTTCCCAGCtccttaaattattttgttttatgaaaagaaaattataaatgacATGTTAGAACTCGTCTTATAAAatcttatattatatttttttccccttccaaaTGCTTAGAAGCTCTATAACCTCGCTGGCAAGCTCAATTTGAGTCGCTCATGAACCTAACCAAGCTAAGCCAAACCAAGCTTTAGTGCTCGAATTAGCTTAGCCACCGTTGAAAGAGTGTATAATAATTCCGAAGATGAACACGACTGAGTGATCTGTCAAAGCTACAAAATGTAAGAAATTCTTTGGTAGGGGAGCGTTCTGCTCAGAGGGAAACACCGGCACTAGCAAAGATTGATGATAAAGTGAAAGCGAGAATGTGGGCTTGAATAACACAAAATTGGTGAGAATCCAATGCACTCACCCTGGCCTGTCATCAACTTTAACATCGACAGGAAGTTAACATCTCATTATGCGAAgtgatcaggaaaaaaaaaaaaaaaaagaaaaggaaaagcgTGAACAGCAGGATTCGAACCTGCGCGGGCAGAGCCCACATGATTTCTAGTCATGCCCGATAACCACTCCGGCATGTCCACCTTGTTGCAGGCGTTCGGATTTATATACAATTTACTTTTAAAGACAAAGGCATGACCTTTTCTTAAGAATGAAGCAGACGTACAAGAGCCCAAAAAACATGTACCTGGAGTGTATGTGTGAAAAAGGGTGAAGTAGAAAACCAGCAATGTCTTAGAATTTATAATCTCCCATCCAATTGGTGTGGCAAGAAGATAAGAACAGTTTGGCAAAACAAGATCTAAGtagagagatttttttatcaactataTATACATAAACACCATGTCATGGTGATGACAGGAATCAATTGAATCAAAGTTAGAAGACTTTAAGTGTATAGCAAGACATATGGCCATGACAAAAATCGCGCggatctaattataattttgatccTTCTTCGTGGTCCAATTGAAGATAGGTATATGTTTTCATGGTTAGATGGCATGCTTTATGGgacttgattttgatatttgattattataattttcaggTGTTGGCTAAAATggttattgatttaatttgattattttatgtgTATTTATCCCTTGTTAATATAcgtgtaaaaaatatttgtttattattaatattacaagGATGAAACAACCTTACAACTATCTTATTCAAGCAATTAGACAAGTTTTAGAAGGTATAAAAACCACCTAAGTAAAAAAGGTGGATGATTTctctattattaaaatatacacATAACACCATTTTCCCTcacaaaacatttattatatacctaaaaaaatagttttagtctcgagatttaatgtttttttttttgtatatttattataCTCTCTCACCGTAAATATATTAACTTAAgcatttaagaatatttaaatcCATCAAAATGTATTGTTTTGCTGGCACTAAGCTTCCTActtatattaacaataattttattcctaaatatattagaatttcaaaacatttttgtgTATTTATTGCTAACGCGTGCCTGGAGAATACCTCAACAAAAGGGTGTGACAAGAAGAATTACTGTCTGCAAGACCTTTATGatgctcataaaaaaaattaaattaaaaaaatcactgctGATTCAGACATTTATACACCAGAGAACCAAGGAAAAGGTGTAGTGTTAGAATAATGGtctggaaaattaaaaaatgatcaaCCTTGTGATATTCCACTAATTACACCTTCCCCTGCAATGCACGCCaccatttgaattaaaaaagaagaagagggtaACCTCACCTCTCTGTAAAGGGGTGTTTATGAAAACGAATCCTTTGATTATGATGACGACCACTGGGACATAGAGATTGTTACATACagtgtgataattttttttttaaaaaaaatatattaaaaaaatttatttttatgtttttatatattaatacatcaaaataattttaaaatactaaaaaatatataatttcaagcttttttttttcaaaacttgataaaaaattgatttaaccgCAGTTTCAAACGAtaccataatattaaattatgagGTTAATCTTTGATTaaccacaatgttttttttttattggtcttgACCTGACCATATTTATACCATGGGAATCATAGCTCTAAGAAGTGTTGgattaatatcttatttaatttaattaaaaatataatcttgattaggtttttaattttaaattttttaaattaatcaagataataaaaccgggtttaataattataccaTAGAATGAGTAGGAAAAAACTGAAGAAACTATAGGGTGACCCGCATGGCTAATTGTTTAATAAATAAGCTTGAACTGACTGCAAAACTAAATTGATTGTGACATCTTGATGCAGATCATGCAtacctttcaattttttttaaaaaaattcctttcaAAGGCCATTTTCTCAGGGAAGAAGACTCCTTTCCTGTATTTGTCTACAAGTCACACAGAGAAGGTTTTGgttgataataaataattataataataaggtGAAATAATCTCTTATTAATTAAGACTTGAGAATCCATGACAGGAAGAGAAAGGTCAGgttttcctaattaattaagGAAATTGATACGTATCATTCAAACAAGAAGGTTCAAATTATCCTCTCATGGATATTGTTTACTTGGAAGCAAAAAATATTCGTGtcaataaaatgtttttcgatgaaaaacaaattattctaattaaaacttcatCTACACTGATGTATTAACTCAtatgttataaaatatatatttcaataatgAGGTGTGTAGCTCAGCTGGTAATGCTCTAAATTTGCTCCTtaaagatcaccagttcgagttttacaaattttaggatcactggagacttacatggtcgttaacttcaggatccgtgGAATTAGTCTACGTGCACGCAAACTGGccggacacccacgtaaatcaatatatatatatatatatatattttttttttcttgtatattatatatgaatattgatctttcatgaaaaaacccttcaatcattaaagatttttaagtttttgtttcaattaagaaatCTCGTAATTTTCTAGCAAAAGTTGTGTTACTGgtcggattaattttttttaacgtaaCAAAAATGtcttagttattaaaaattatttgacattgttattaaacacaGGTTaatgagtttaatatttttatcttacacaaataaaatcttataacTTCTTTTTGTCGAAATTATTAAggttctaataaaaaattacattgcaaatacataattcatcttaaattcattatttttttctt
This window of the Populus trichocarpa isolate Nisqually-1 chromosome 13, P.trichocarpa_v4.1, whole genome shotgun sequence genome carries:
- the LOC7497390 gene encoding protein STRUBBELIG-RECEPTOR FAMILY 3 isoform X4, with translation MFASIISIFLSDNNFTGSIPDSLSTLTLLKAMSLNDNFLSGEIPDAFQALPGLINLDLSNNNLSGQLPSSFIDLASLTTLRLQDNQLSGTLDVLQDLPLRDLNVENNLFSGPIPDKLLAIPNFRNDGNPFNTSSAPLPAPTSPSPYTPPLSGAPPSPSSRRTPGKQADAPSSSEKSSSGGKNKRVVWISIAGVLLFVILALALVLLIPRCSRRRWEDSRIFKRHQVGENPRDNGSLVRPTNQNEKVPKETTQKPKEDHPKPQNMHMRNEPKMNPAPNRDNHLMAIGRADLDFMAPPLPPPPPPPPPPPPPPPPPPPPVENVIVKPIVPAEVSSGKPSRKTQIPLTSARSFNIASLQQYTSSFSQENLIGGGMLGSVYRAQLPNGKLLAVKKLDKRTAEQQKDVEFIELVNNIDRIRHANVVELMGYCAEHGQRLLIYEYCSNGSLQDALHSDDEFKKKLSWNARIKMALEAARALEYLHEVCQPPVIHRNFKSANVLLDDDLDVRVSDCGLASLISSGSVSQLSGQLLTAYGYGAPEFESGIYTIQSDVYSFGVVMLELLTGRKSYDRTRTRGEHFIVRWAIPQLHDIDTLSKMVDPALNGEYSAKSLSNFADIISRCVQSEPEFRPQMSEVVQDLTDMIRRDRPSNESIGD